The Methanoplanus sp. FWC-SCC4 genome has a window encoding:
- a CDS encoding TIR domain-containing protein, producing MSYHHANDQAYRNKFEEILRDSEISILKSVQLGDIDENLKTETIRQKIRDDYLSDSTVTIVLIGTETWKRKHVDWEIGSSIRHTEKNSRSGLLGIILPSYPSYKENKYNPYTIPPRLNDNLECDYAKIYPWNDNPQILKEWIHDAYNRRFKANPNNVRPSFGQNRSGDRWFD from the coding sequence GTGAGCTATCATCATGCAAATGATCAAGCATACAGAAATAAATTTGAAGAAATATTGCGAGATTCTGAAATATCTATATTAAAGTCTGTACAATTAGGAGATATTGATGAAAACTTAAAAACTGAAACAATAAGGCAAAAAATAAGGGATGATTATCTAAGTGATTCAACTGTTACAATTGTACTAATTGGTACTGAAACTTGGAAAAGAAAACATGTTGATTGGGAAATAGGTTCAAGTATACGTCATACTGAAAAAAATTCTCGTTCAGGTCTTTTAGGTATAATTCTTCCATCTTATCCGTCATACAAAGAAAACAAATATAATCCGTATACTATACCTCCACGTCTAAACGATAATTTAGAGTGTGATTATGCAAAAATATATCCTTGGAACGACAATCCTCAAATTTTAAAAGAATGGATTCATGATGCTTATAATCGTAGATTTAAAGCAAATCCAAATAATGTTAGACCTTCATTTGGACAAAATAGATCTGGTGATCGTTGGTTTGATTAA
- a CDS encoding bifunctional DNA primase/polymerase, whose translation MSVESEDENYVSLTFLDIDLDKNGEPKLPSDKLFELLRYMDTFTVQTRSGGYHLYFATKSSFIKSFKEKYRIRSKTRNPHPYYKGKDFGELRLASQYIVGAGSYVPPKSLNEKSVNNPEADGIYKVFINKPIKFIDENDFPDWINFGEKNRSSNSRRRCSENSNYEFSDIQLNYDLIQDLTNQDPDLLKNQYGITLAEIRKQNRRLDLALTCVEDYEIYKLDENKNYDRSASDWYVCKQLKKYKFSPEQAYAIFVNFRPYEKTENENYLEFTIIKAYSEYDEFDYSPSKKFYDELPFEVKECEFFPDTLPDKKCVILNGLPRTGKSHYSLIQLGKHESGIYVAPNYAILEKQFKKFCELYPDKKAVILYGKNRACSCTEKKNCSSCSLRPAYNFDQKKKLIENDPYLKDEVITFSELENKAKNYCSKHKKIDLESLNLDLCKYYFLHTCEDFVDYVFTIPFYTVADEEKWPHLCFKEREIMVIDEDTSIRHFMAKEFLIASLQKSNNVIKIENNLSDLVISLKEIKEQHILKKKNFKNEKIILNSIIDYLVSLSNQIDDYSVSTGNNSTIDFDTFYQNLLEINPSVEGKEKLVSEIEDDLKRSALKLIESLCSEKSEHNQRGDIINIFIAVLYPLSLNPLANLKTRNKNELYLIPEQYGFCRLPECAKKFLLIGYTEAEIFSENLVSSPDDILELKTERFDYSENFVLIVACGKNKREQKRLLDNFIQKLLRYNESEKFTCPFMVLTSSIKHQETFASRLKNNIKLVNVHQENPFDLFLNFCIGKHIVFYQNSIISRGLDIPWIDIMFVDSCHYSLPYYRAKIEGLERSLSGIKTKFHENSKRLKEISENCDSNDEEINLLMEERDLLLETEINYRDILSKSKLNLEKLIMDESTNSMLRFSPVKEYCEKNCKFLFLKQDDLDYLKDEALSKFQSFDLTNENMKEIVKLVHNYSIKIDVETATKRAIGDNLKKLISNFSEEEIKEALNNEAVDLGKSYVDLQDDLNYLSIVGNSKIYTGIKTILSHPNFFTSIKDENCSKGCSQESLISWIKERKKDVIWSDSVIKNCLDILVDEDEFLSKYDDYDPSENKIDTTTFYYIDYEHISDIGKFMNSNYLGFYEKFIEKIDSS comes from the coding sequence ATGTCTGTTGAAAGTGAAGATGAAAATTATGTCTCACTTACATTTTTAGACATAGATTTGGATAAAAATGGTGAACCAAAATTACCTTCTGATAAATTATTTGAACTACTGAGGTATATGGATACCTTCACTGTACAAACTCGTTCTGGAGGATACCATCTTTACTTTGCCACAAAAAGTTCTTTCATAAAATCATTTAAAGAGAAATACAGAATAAGAAGTAAAACACGAAATCCACATCCATATTATAAAGGTAAAGATTTCGGCGAATTGAGATTGGCTTCACAATATATTGTTGGAGCAGGGTCATATGTACCTCCAAAATCATTGAATGAAAAATCGGTTAATAATCCAGAAGCAGATGGAATTTACAAGGTTTTTATCAACAAACCAATAAAATTCATTGATGAAAATGACTTTCCTGATTGGATAAATTTTGGAGAGAAAAATAGATCATCAAATAGTAGAAGAAGATGCTCAGAAAATAGTAATTATGAGTTTTCTGACATCCAACTAAACTATGATCTAATTCAGGATTTAACCAATCAAGATCCAGATCTTCTTAAAAATCAATATGGAATCACATTAGCTGAGATCAGGAAACAAAATAGGCGACTTGATCTTGCCCTAACATGTGTTGAGGATTATGAGATTTACAAACTGGATGAAAACAAAAACTATGATCGTAGTGCATCTGATTGGTATGTGTGTAAACAATTAAAGAAATATAAATTTTCACCAGAACAGGCATATGCCATATTTGTAAATTTCAGACCATATGAAAAAACAGAGAATGAAAATTATCTTGAATTTACTATAATCAAAGCTTATAGCGAGTATGATGAATTTGATTATTCACCATCAAAAAAATTTTATGATGAACTACCATTCGAAGTCAAAGAATGTGAGTTTTTTCCAGATACGTTACCAGATAAAAAATGTGTAATTTTAAACGGGTTGCCAAGAACTGGTAAATCACATTATTCACTTATTCAGCTTGGCAAACATGAATCAGGAATTTATGTAGCTCCAAATTATGCAATTTTGGAGAAACAATTCAAAAAATTCTGCGAGTTGTACCCAGACAAAAAGGCTGTAATATTGTACGGAAAGAACAGGGCCTGTAGTTGTACTGAGAAAAAGAATTGCAGTTCATGTTCTCTAAGACCCGCTTATAATTTTGATCAAAAGAAGAAATTAATTGAAAATGATCCATACCTGAAGGATGAGGTTATCACATTTAGTGAATTGGAAAATAAAGCTAAAAATTACTGCTCTAAACATAAAAAAATTGATTTAGAGAGTCTAAATTTAGATTTGTGTAAATATTACTTCCTTCATACATGTGAGGATTTCGTGGATTACGTATTCACAATTCCATTTTATACTGTAGCTGATGAGGAGAAATGGCCCCATCTATGCTTCAAGGAGAGAGAGATCATGGTTATCGATGAAGATACATCGATTAGACACTTTATGGCAAAAGAGTTCTTGATCGCCTCATTGCAAAAATCTAATAATGTTATAAAAATCGAAAATAATCTTTCAGATCTGGTAATTTCCCTTAAAGAAATAAAAGAACAACATATTCTCAAAAAGAAGAATTTTAAAAATGAAAAGATTATCTTAAATTCAATCATCGATTACTTGGTCTCTCTCTCTAATCAGATTGATGATTATAGCGTTTCAACGGGAAATAACTCCACGATTGATTTTGATACGTTCTATCAGAATTTATTAGAAATTAATCCAAGTGTTGAAGGAAAAGAGAAACTCGTTTCAGAGATTGAGGACGATTTAAAGCGAAGTGCTCTAAAATTAATCGAAAGTCTCTGTTCTGAGAAATCTGAACATAATCAAAGGGGTGATATTATCAATATTTTTATTGCGGTACTTTATCCTTTATCGTTAAATCCTTTAGCTAATCTTAAAACAAGGAATAAAAACGAGTTGTATTTAATTCCAGAGCAATACGGATTTTGTAGATTACCTGAATGTGCGAAAAAATTTCTATTGATTGGATATACTGAGGCAGAAATTTTTTCTGAAAATCTTGTAAGCAGCCCTGATGATATTCTGGAGCTAAAAACAGAGAGATTTGATTATTCAGAGAATTTTGTTTTAATTGTCGCTTGTGGTAAAAATAAAAGAGAACAAAAAAGACTGCTTGATAATTTCATTCAGAAATTACTTAGGTACAATGAATCTGAGAAATTTACATGCCCCTTTATGGTTCTTACATCAAGCATAAAGCATCAGGAGACATTTGCATCGCGTTTAAAAAATAACATCAAACTAGTTAATGTTCATCAAGAAAATCCATTTGATTTATTCTTGAATTTCTGTATTGGAAAGCACATTGTCTTTTATCAGAATTCAATAATCAGCAGAGGTTTGGATATCCCTTGGATAGACATCATGTTTGTGGATAGTTGCCACTACTCATTGCCTTATTATAGAGCTAAAATTGAGGGCTTAGAAAGGAGTCTTTCAGGCATCAAAACAAAATTTCATGAAAATTCTAAAAGATTAAAGGAAATTTCAGAGAATTGCGATTCTAATGACGAAGAAATAAATTTGTTAATGGAAGAGAGAGATTTGTTATTAGAGACAGAGATAAATTACAGAGATATTTTATCTAAGTCCAAATTGAATCTCGAAAAACTGATAATGGATGAATCTACGAACTCTATGCTCAGATTTTCACCAGTCAAAGAGTATTGCGAAAAAAATTGTAAATTTTTGTTCCTGAAACAAGACGATTTAGACTATTTAAAAGACGAGGCCCTTTCAAAATTCCAAAGTTTTGATCTTACAAACGAAAATATGAAGGAAATTGTAAAATTAGTTCACAATTATTCAATCAAGATTGACGTTGAAACTGCAACAAAAAGAGCAATTGGTGATAATCTTAAGAAGCTGATTTCAAACTTCTCTGAAGAAGAAATTAAAGAAGCATTAAACAACGAGGCTGTAGATTTAGGCAAATCTTATGTCGATTTGCAGGATGATTTGAATTATTTATCGATTGTTGGAAATTCAAAGATCTATACTGGAATTAAAACCATCCTTAGTCATCCTAACTTTTTCACATCTATTAAAGATGAAAATTGTTCAAAGGGTTGCAGTCAGGAAAGTTTAATCTCTTGGATTAAAGAAAGGAAGAAAGATGTGATCTGGTCAGATTCCGTTATTAAGAACTGTCTTGATATCCTAGTCGATGAAGACGAATTTTTATCAAAATATGATGATTATGACCCTTCAGAGAATAAAATAGATACAACGACATTTTATTACATCGATTATGAGCACATATCTGATATTGGAAAATTCATGAATTCAAATTATTTGGGATTTTATGAAAAATTTATAGAGAAAATCGATAGTAGTTAA
- a CDS encoding tyrosine-type recombinase/integrase, with protein MILHDITTYHEKLIELGYITKLDSELIKKYCINVDMTRGGISDRRMKKISYHLVGLRKMYGLNKQFSECNFEDLKNLFFEMRHPSSKDSKKLKQNTINDYVSITKSFFRFLVNQAHSKILIGDIESIKPDGKDSHTKLQENIPDQPTIKKIIDYSITVRDKTIYNLTYEAGLRPSEVCNLRWNQINFQNNGKASLTVRGKTNKSRHVPLRSSVEYLKMHKNTYPLKPEGNNYVFLDKNQKKLEYAAFREQLIDVLKRAGITNNITPHCFRHARITHMINSGVSEYAIKMIMWGNLKTNELATYSHIANKDLDYAIDNLNNLKTSDNDHVNNHILDAKECSFCNHINPGNYKICANCNNPLEAYSTGHLEQFTKVIEDTSEFKLVKDIIQKIAASQANNLV; from the coding sequence ATGATTCTTCATGATATCACCACATATCATGAAAAATTAATCGAGTTAGGTTACATTACAAAATTAGACTCTGAATTGATAAAAAAGTATTGCATCAATGTTGATATGACTAGAGGAGGAATCTCAGACAGAAGAATGAAGAAAATTTCATATCACCTTGTTGGCCTAAGAAAAATGTATGGCTTAAATAAACAGTTTAGTGAGTGCAATTTTGAAGATTTAAAAAATCTTTTCTTCGAAATGAGACATCCAAGTTCAAAGGATTCAAAGAAGCTTAAACAAAATACCATTAATGATTACGTGTCAATAACCAAATCATTTTTCAGGTTTCTTGTAAATCAGGCTCACTCTAAAATTTTAATTGGCGATATTGAATCAATTAAGCCAGATGGCAAAGATTCACATACAAAGTTGCAGGAAAATATTCCTGATCAACCAACAATTAAAAAGATTATAGATTATTCAATCACCGTTCGGGATAAAACAATTTATAATCTAACTTATGAAGCTGGACTCAGACCGAGCGAAGTTTGCAATTTGAGATGGAACCAAATTAATTTTCAAAATAATGGTAAAGCATCGCTAACTGTCAGAGGAAAAACAAACAAAAGCAGACACGTTCCGCTTCGAAGTTCTGTTGAATATCTAAAAATGCACAAGAACACTTATCCACTCAAGCCTGAGGGGAACAATTATGTATTTTTAGATAAAAATCAGAAGAAGTTAGAATATGCAGCATTTAGAGAGCAATTAATTGATGTTCTAAAGCGTGCAGGGATAACAAATAATATTACTCCTCACTGCTTTAGGCACGCCAGAATAACTCACATGATAAATTCTGGTGTATCAGAATATGCAATCAAAATGATAATGTGGGGTAATTTAAAAACAAATGAATTGGCTACTTACTCACATATTGCAAATAAGGATCTTGATTATGCTATTGATAATTTAAACAATCTCAAGACCTCCGATAATGATCATGTAAACAACCATATTCTGGATGCTAAAGAATGTAGTTTCTGTAATCACATTAATCCAGGTAATTATAAAATATGTGCAAATTGTAACAACCCGTTAGAAGCTTATTCTACGGGTCATTTGGAGCAATTCACTAAAGTTATTGAGGATACATCTGAATTCAAACTTGTCAAAGATATAATTCAGAAAATAGCCGCATCTCAGGCAAATAATTTGGTATAG
- a CDS encoding site-specific integrase yields MDEYTTCSFDDILDAIEKLDYANSQKGLPYKLNTKNDYKTILKGFYQFLIKNKLSDIDIEDIKSIKTSLKDCQTKTANDILSESEIASMIRCSFTIRDKALIYVMYEGGFRACEIGNMKWNQVKIDEYGVIINVDEKTKKERYVRLVAAKEYLIQWKNNYPFKPSGENFVFLKNDNTPLTYSAIRAQFNLIAKRTGFEKKVTPHLFRHSRITQMIRDGYSESMIKKMMWGNINTKEFETYLHLCNQDIDNEIFLRNGIRISNQDENHRLDAVQCPNCQTVNPKTFSVCARCGRSLDLCASSDNHGFQKNSVRKNLPPDIYNQILALLEGFLENKD; encoded by the coding sequence TTGGATGAATACACCACATGCTCTTTTGATGATATACTTGATGCTATAGAAAAACTGGATTATGCAAATTCACAAAAGGGTCTGCCATATAAGCTGAACACTAAAAACGATTACAAGACTATTCTCAAGGGCTTCTACCAGTTCCTGATAAAGAACAAATTATCCGATATTGACATTGAAGATATCAAATCAATCAAGACTTCATTGAAAGACTGTCAGACTAAAACTGCCAATGATATTTTAAGCGAATCAGAGATTGCCAGTATGATTAGGTGTTCTTTCACAATCCGTGATAAGGCCCTTATCTATGTGATGTACGAAGGTGGTTTTAGAGCATGTGAAATTGGGAATATGAAATGGAATCAGGTAAAAATTGACGAATATGGAGTTATCATCAATGTTGATGAGAAGACGAAGAAGGAGCGTTATGTTCGTCTTGTAGCTGCGAAAGAATACCTTATTCAGTGGAAAAACAATTATCCATTTAAACCAAGTGGAGAGAACTTCGTTTTTCTAAAAAATGACAACACACCATTGACATATTCTGCAATCCGCGCCCAATTTAATTTAATCGCAAAACGGACTGGTTTTGAGAAAAAAGTCACACCACATCTATTTAGACACTCCAGAATTACTCAGATGATAAGGGATGGATATTCCGAAAGTATGATCAAGAAGATGATGTGGGGGAATATCAACACAAAGGAATTTGAGACTTATCTTCATCTATGTAATCAGGATATCGACAATGAGATCTTTCTTAGAAACGGGATAAGGATCTCCAATCAGGACGAAAACCATAGGTTGGATGCTGTTCAATGTCCCAACTGTCAAACTGTAAATCCCAAGACATTTTCTGTGTGCGCAAGGTGTGGGCGATCACTAGATTTGTGCGCGAGTTCTGACAATCATGGCTTTCAAAAAAATTCAGTACGGAAAAATCTCCCTCCAGACATATACAACCAGATTTTAGCATTATTAGAAGGTTTTTTGGAAAATAAAGACTAA
- the ilvE gene encoding branched-chain-amino-acid transaminase, which produces MIIYLDGEFVPREEAKVSVFDHGLLYGDGVFEGIRAYGGRVFRLHEHLDRLYDSAKTIDLDIGMTKDEMSKAVLETLRRNELSDAYIRLVVTRGVGDLGLDPRKCSKPTIFIIATGWGAMYGDLYEKGLSAVTVSVRRNPADALPPNVKSLNYLNNILAKIEANYKGGDEAIFFDTNGYVAEGSGDNIFVVKNGTMFTPHTLNNLRGITRLVLLEIAGEMGIPVREQNLGYFDLYSADEVLVTGSAAEIAPVTVIDGRKIGTGKPGPFASQLVEAFRTKTNGEGTEIYK; this is translated from the coding sequence ATGATAATCTATCTTGACGGCGAATTTGTTCCGCGTGAGGAGGCAAAGGTATCAGTCTTTGATCATGGTCTTTTGTATGGGGATGGTGTTTTTGAAGGTATTCGTGCTTACGGAGGCAGGGTTTTCAGGCTTCATGAGCATCTTGACCGGCTGTACGATTCGGCAAAAACAATTGATCTTGATATCGGGATGACGAAGGATGAGATGTCCAAAGCAGTTCTTGAAACTCTTCGGAGAAATGAGCTAAGTGATGCATACATCAGGCTTGTTGTAACAAGGGGTGTTGGTGATCTCGGACTTGATCCCAGAAAATGTTCAAAACCTACAATTTTCATTATTGCAACGGGATGGGGTGCAATGTATGGTGACCTGTATGAAAAAGGCCTCAGTGCTGTCACTGTGTCAGTCCGGAGAAACCCCGCAGATGCCCTGCCTCCTAATGTCAAGAGTCTTAACTACCTCAATAATATTCTTGCAAAAATTGAGGCAAATTATAAGGGCGGGGATGAAGCGATTTTCTTTGACACAAACGGTTATGTTGCGGAGGGTTCCGGGGACAATATATTTGTTGTGAAGAACGGGACAATGTTTACTCCGCATACTCTGAACAATCTGCGTGGGATCACACGTCTTGTTCTTCTGGAGATTGCAGGTGAGATGGGAATACCTGTCAGGGAACAGAATCTTGGATATTTTGATCTCTATTCTGCAGATGAGGTGCTTGTTACAGGCTCTGCCGCGGAGATTGCTCCTGTGACCGTAATTGACGGAAGGAAGATTGGTACAGGCAAACCCGGTCCTTTTGCATCACAGCTTGTTGAGGCATTCAGGACAAAGACGAATGGTGAAGGGACTGAAATATACAAATAA
- the cfbB gene encoding Ni-sirohydrochlorin a,c-diamide synthase, which yields MKSLLISGDRSGSGKTSITLGISAYLSRQYEVQPFKVAMDYIDPSYLTGVTGRMCRNLDSYVMSPEQIRASYDNACIGSDIAIIEGVRGLYEGSDAILDTGSTASVAKMLDQNVILVVNAQSITRSAAAIVKGFCSFDPAVKIKGIILNQVISEKHKYKAKTAIEHETGIPVIGAIPRREEMKLTMRHLGLVPFLEGKTGGEFMSRLDNVVNIIENNVDMDALLDIAGEKPDVTEKPAIFAKSSACDVKLGVAVDEAFNFYYNDIYEILSSFGAEVVTFSPIHDRLPDCDGYIFGGGYPEMFAEQLESNDSMREAVLEESLNGKPVYAECGGLIYLTEKLTLKKDWNNQPADMSYSMAGVFEGETRMPAKRVIGYVDGVSNSKSPLGISEFKGHEFHHSDVILPKDTHFCYSLSRGLGIRDGYDGALKNRTLAGYTHLHPVASREMFKNFVDECRNPV from the coding sequence ATGAAAAGTCTCCTGATTTCAGGTGATCGTTCCGGAAGCGGCAAGACAAGCATAACGCTTGGGATATCAGCATATTTGTCAAGGCAGTATGAGGTGCAGCCGTTTAAGGTTGCAATGGATTACATTGATCCTTCTTATCTCACAGGTGTAACCGGTAGGATGTGCAGAAACCTTGACAGCTATGTGATGAGTCCTGAACAGATAAGGGCGAGTTATGATAATGCCTGCATTGGCTCTGATATTGCAATAATTGAAGGTGTAAGGGGGCTTTATGAGGGTTCTGATGCTATACTGGATACCGGCTCTACTGCAAGTGTTGCAAAAATGCTTGATCAGAATGTGATTCTTGTTGTAAACGCACAGAGTATTACACGGAGTGCGGCAGCAATAGTGAAGGGTTTTTGCAGTTTTGATCCGGCTGTAAAAATTAAAGGTATTATTCTAAACCAGGTTATTAGTGAGAAGCATAAGTACAAGGCGAAAACAGCAATTGAGCATGAGACCGGCATTCCTGTAATAGGCGCAATACCACGCAGGGAAGAGATGAAACTTACGATGCGTCATCTTGGACTTGTTCCTTTCCTGGAGGGAAAGACAGGGGGGGAATTTATGTCACGCCTTGACAATGTGGTGAATATTATTGAGAATAATGTCGATATGGATGCTCTTCTTGATATTGCAGGTGAAAAGCCGGATGTTACAGAAAAACCTGCAATATTTGCAAAATCATCAGCCTGCGATGTGAAGCTGGGAGTGGCAGTGGATGAGGCATTCAATTTCTATTATAACGATATTTATGAGATACTCTCTTCTTTTGGTGCAGAAGTTGTAACATTTAGTCCCATTCATGACAGACTTCCTGATTGTGACGGTTATATTTTTGGCGGTGGCTATCCTGAGATGTTTGCAGAGCAGCTTGAGTCAAATGATTCAATGCGTGAGGCAGTCCTTGAAGAATCCCTGAATGGAAAACCGGTATATGCAGAGTGCGGGGGTCTTATTTATCTGACAGAAAAGCTCACTCTCAAAAAGGACTGGAACAATCAGCCTGCTGATATGTCATATTCAATGGCGGGCGTTTTTGAAGGGGAAACCCGGATGCCGGCAAAGAGAGTCATCGGGTATGTTGACGGTGTTTCAAATTCAAAATCACCTTTGGGCATTTCTGAATTTAAGGGTCATGAATTCCACCACAGTGATGTAATTCTCCCAAAGGATACGCATTTTTGTTACAGTCTTTCAAGAGGTCTGGGCATTCGTGACGGCTATGACGGTGCATTGAAAAACAGGACTCTTGCAGGATATACGCATCTTCACCCTGTGGCATCCCGTGAGATGTTTAAAAATTTTGTTGATGAGTGCAGAAATCCTGTATAA
- the cfbD gene encoding Ni-sirohydrochlorin a,c-diamide reductive cyclase catalytic subunit, which produces MEYIQPRPSSIVAGLYTVRDLGVDLAILHGPSGCSFKHARLLEEDGLRVLTTSLGDNEFIFGGQDVLERVLRYAEKEFSPKRIAVVGTCVSMIIGEDMEAAIEDSGISTPAIAVEIHAGFRENIDGVIAALEPAARAGWIDEDELERQKKLLAAANLVERQRGAAYKPYVQPSRGDLKHLFAKRLLELANSGKKGIAIMNAKKETAYMFADALIALREVCPECDIRYVANLEDRGLPKVRKDAENIREGLLESGVEVEYAGSLDEYGANGERLGEIIKATKPDFALISGVPHAIPPEYLEGIEVFSITNGPRQVEPLKEFGHDHVVVEVDLHPKTLGVKEIVRSESGDVMRSMK; this is translated from the coding sequence ATGGAATATATTCAGCCAAGACCAAGTTCAATTGTTGCAGGTCTCTATACTGTGCGTGATCTTGGTGTTGATTTGGCAATACTGCACGGGCCTTCCGGATGCTCTTTTAAGCATGCAAGGCTTTTGGAAGAGGATGGCTTAAGGGTGCTTACAACATCGCTTGGGGATAATGAATTTATTTTTGGCGGACAGGATGTCCTTGAGAGAGTCTTAAGATATGCTGAAAAAGAATTTTCTCCAAAACGTATCGCAGTTGTGGGTACATGCGTTTCTATGATCATCGGAGAAGATATGGAGGCTGCTATTGAGGATTCCGGAATAAGCACTCCTGCCATTGCTGTTGAAATCCATGCGGGATTCCGTGAGAATATTGACGGGGTAATCGCTGCCCTTGAACCTGCGGCAAGAGCAGGCTGGATTGATGAGGATGAGCTTGAACGCCAGAAAAAACTTCTGGCTGCCGCAAATCTGGTTGAAAGACAAAGGGGTGCCGCCTACAAACCATATGTTCAGCCTTCAAGAGGGGATTTAAAACATCTCTTTGCAAAGAGGCTTTTGGAACTTGCAAATTCCGGGAAAAAGGGTATTGCAATAATGAATGCAAAAAAAGAAACTGCATACATGTTTGCAGATGCTCTTATTGCATTAAGAGAGGTCTGTCCGGAATGTGATATCAGGTATGTTGCAAATCTTGAAGATCGCGGTCTTCCAAAAGTCCGTAAAGATGCTGAAAACATAAGAGAAGGTCTTTTGGAATCCGGAGTTGAGGTTGAGTATGCGGGGTCTCTTGATGAATATGGTGCAAACGGTGAAAGGCTTGGGGAGATTATAAAGGCAACAAAACCGGATTTTGCCCTGATTTCAGGAGTGCCGCATGCAATTCCTCCTGAATATCTTGAAGGCATTGAGGTTTTTTCAATTACAAACGGACCCCGGCAGGTTGAACCGTTAAAGGAGTTTGGGCATGACCACGTTGTGGTTGAGGTCGATCTTCATCCAAAGACTCTGGGCGTAAAAGAGATTGTCAGAAGTGAGTCCGGTGATGTAATGAGGAGCATGAAATGA
- the cfbE gene encoding coenzyme F430 synthase has protein sequence MKILVLDTIHGGEEIAGHFRSLGYATDTVDVYRGKGSISSEEALNRSYDLIISPVHLDPDHPLLNYSKAPVVSHHEAVRMLLLEMGKKPSLMIEVTGARGKTTTSYALACVLGGIGVLHTSKGTFEIPEMNLIFKKSITPASVIDAAIYAHDNKRWLVAEESLGVSGLGDIGILTSNEDYPCALGKKSAIEEKMKLLKSCKSRIFSPGAGIKTFETDSIYSSDIAKVIGDECRYSFKGFEGSFKNPLLLMTGYVQALITAAALACTIGISPKRLESFRPLEGRLSYSSEDGVVVVDNSNSGVNVMTSVEAARFAREISGSDIITLVIGIEAANICEGFPAGMVSDAIKRIKPHIVVIVGDTLKDFVSEIAGDIRSYYADNLTEGKKTAIKAAAGFGSVVLCVKTWR, from the coding sequence ATGAAAATACTGGTGCTTGACACCATTCACGGCGGTGAGGAGATTGCCGGTCATTTCAGGAGTCTTGGGTATGCAACAGATACTGTTGATGTCTACCGGGGCAAGGGCTCCATTTCTTCTGAAGAAGCATTAAACAGAAGCTATGATCTGATAATTTCTCCTGTTCATCTTGATCCGGATCATCCACTTTTGAATTATTCAAAAGCACCTGTTGTTAGTCATCATGAAGCTGTAAGAATGCTGCTTTTGGAGATGGGAAAAAAGCCTTCCCTGATGATTGAAGTAACGGGTGCAAGAGGCAAGACGACAACATCCTATGCTCTTGCCTGTGTGTTGGGGGGAATAGGTGTTTTGCATACCTCAAAAGGAACTTTTGAAATTCCTGAGATGAATTTAATCTTTAAAAAAAGCATAACTCCTGCATCAGTTATTGATGCGGCAATATATGCACATGACAACAAAAGATGGCTTGTTGCAGAAGAATCACTGGGAGTTTCCGGTTTGGGTGACATCGGAATTTTAACATCAAATGAGGATTATCCCTGTGCTCTTGGTAAAAAAAGTGCAATTGAAGAAAAAATGAAGCTGCTTAAGTCATGTAAAAGCAGAATATTTTCACCCGGCGCCGGTATAAAAACCTTTGAAACCGATTCCATTTATTCTTCTGACATTGCAAAAGTCATTGGTGATGAATGCAGATATTCTTTTAAAGGTTTTGAGGGGAGTTTTAAAAATCCTCTTTTGCTAATGACAGGATACGTCCAGGCATTAATAACCGCAGCAGCACTTGCATGCACTATTGGTATTTCTCCGAAAAGACTTGAGAGTTTCAGGCCGCTTGAAGGCAGGCTTTCTTATTCATCGGAGGATGGTGTCGTTGTTGTTGATAACTCCAACAGTGGTGTAAATGTCATGACCTCGGTTGAGGCCGCCCGTTTTGCACGGGAAATCAGCGGCAGTGACATTATTACTCTTGTAATCGGTATAGAGGCTGCAAACATATGTGAGGGTTTTCCTGCCGGAATGGTTTCAGATGCAATAAAAAGAATAAAACCCCATATTGTTGTAATTGTCGGTGATACCCTGAAGGATTTTGTATCTGAAATTGCAGGGGATATCCGGTCTTATTATGCTGATAATCTGACAGAAGGAAAGAAGACTGCCATTAAAGCAGCAGCCGGATTTGGCAGTGTTGTTCTTTGTGTTAAAACATGGAGGTAA